A single Oncorhynchus tshawytscha isolate Ot180627B linkage group LG01, Otsh_v2.0, whole genome shotgun sequence DNA region contains:
- the gpr142 gene encoding LOW QUALITY PROTEIN: probable G-protein coupled receptor 142 (The sequence of the model RefSeq protein was modified relative to this genomic sequence to represent the inferred CDS: deleted 1 base in 1 codon), whose product MAGSVYVGERRTTKVMFDWPNITVPSSSEQGLKPGDGDLQRSTCVLGFFPVIYYSSLLCVGVPVNILTAVALSRLAARTKKAMHVYLLALTGSDILSQLFIIFVGFLLETAVFHREVPTLLLRSVSMAEFAANHASIWATVPLTVDRYVALCHPLLHRQISYPARAWRIITVVFSLALLSGIPFFWWSDMWRVARPPTSLDSALIWTHVMIIYFLPCSIFLVLNLLIIHRLQVRQRQVPCKEERGGSGARLAPQRCLGKSTAMLLAITSAFAILWAPRTIVVIYHLYVSSVHKDWRVHLAYDLSNMLAMLNTAVNFFLYCFVSKPFRASVRDVLLLRGGPWYHRRIIHNQQAQDKASTSLLSSGTNAHTETTNRIPLTPCRANETM is encoded by the exons atggcaggcaGTGTgtatgtgggcgagcg gaGAACGACCAAGGTCATGTTTGATTGGCCCAACATAACAGTGCCCAGCTCTTCAGAGCAGGGTCTGAAACCAGGAGACGGGGATCTGCAGAGGTCTACATGTGTCCTGGGCTTCTTCCCTGTCATCTATTATAGCTCCCTCCTCTGTGTGGGAGTACCAG TAAACATACTGACTGCAGTGGCTCTATCCCGGCTGGCAGCCCGTACTAAGAAGGCTATGCATGTGTACCTGCTGGCTCTGACAGGCTCTGACATCCTCTCCCAGCTCTTCATTATCTTCGTGGGCTTTCTGCTAGAAACAGCTGTGTTCCACCGTGAA GTCCCCACCCTCCTCCTGCGCTCGGTTAGCATGGCAGAGTTTGCTGCCAACCACGCCTCTATCTGGGCCACCGTACCCCTAACTGTGGACCGCTACGTGGCACTGTGCCATCCGCTCCTCCACCGCCAGATCAGCTACCCGGCACGAGCGTGGCGGATTATCACTGTCGTCTTTTCCCTGGCGCTGTTGTCAGGCATACCATTCTTCTGGTGGTCTGACATGTGGCGCGTTGCCCGCCCGCCCACCTCCCTGGACTCTGCCCTCATATGGACACACGTTATGATAATCTACTTCCTGCCGTGTAGCATCTTCCTGGTTCTGAACTTGCTGATCATTCACCGGCTGCAGGTGCGGCAGAGACAGGTCCCGTGCAAGGAGGAGCGTGGTGGTAGCGGGGCCCGGTTGGCTCCGCAGCGGTGCCTGGGTAAGAGCACCGCCATGCTGCTCGCCATTACCTCCGCGTTCGCCATCCTTTGGGCCCCCAGGACTATAGTGGTCATCTATCATCTATACGTGTCCTCGGTCCACAAGGACTGGCGGGTCCACCTTGCCTATGACCTATCTAACATGCTGGCCATGCTCAACACTGCAGTCAACTTCTTCCTCTACTGTTTCGTCAGTAAGCCATTCAGAGCATCCGTGAGGGATGTTCTGTTGCTCAGG GGGGGTCCGTGGTACCACCGAAGGATAATCCACAACCAGCAGGCCCAAGACAAAGCCTCTACGTCCTTGCTGTCTAGCGGGACAAACGCTCACACCGAGACTACCAACCGCATCCCCCTAACACCCTGCAGGGCTAACGAGACCATGTGA